One window of the Methanomassiliicoccaceae archaeon DOK genome contains the following:
- a CDS encoding branched-chain amino acid transaminase yields the protein MDKTEKIWLNGKLVNWEDAKVHVLAHALNYGTGVFEGIRVYQTPKGMAIFRLKDHVQRMMDGCKMMGIDLVFDGKTYGFDDLCNAIKDVVRANGEMVDYVKPCVFLSGEEVGLNPVGVPVSMAITCVHMGNYLGSGAAAGAKLITSSWQRPDNLCGPAGAKVNGSYVASTLAKREAVSQGANEAVMLNSVGHVAECTGENIFMYYQGKIVTPASAESILNGITRRSIIQIAQDMGYEVLETEVSRFMLMSSDEVWMTGTAAEIAPVTSLDGRPIGDGKIGKVATEIHAKFHDIATGKDLKYEDWLDYVN from the coding sequence ATGGACAAGACTGAAAAGATCTGGCTGAACGGCAAGCTTGTCAACTGGGAGGATGCGAAGGTCCACGTCCTCGCACACGCCCTCAACTACGGAACCGGCGTCTTCGAGGGAATCAGGGTCTACCAGACACCCAAGGGAATGGCCATCTTCAGGCTCAAGGACCACGTCCAGAGGATGATGGACGGATGCAAGATGATGGGCATCGACCTGGTCTTCGACGGAAAGACATACGGGTTCGACGACCTCTGCAACGCCATCAAGGATGTCGTCCGCGCCAACGGCGAGATGGTCGACTACGTCAAGCCCTGCGTCTTCCTCAGCGGAGAGGAGGTCGGGCTCAACCCCGTCGGCGTTCCTGTCTCCATGGCGATCACCTGCGTCCACATGGGCAACTACCTGGGTTCCGGCGCCGCTGCAGGGGCCAAGCTGATCACGTCCTCCTGGCAGAGGCCGGACAACCTCTGCGGGCCGGCCGGGGCCAAGGTCAACGGATCCTATGTCGCTTCCACGCTCGCCAAGAGGGAGGCCGTCAGCCAGGGGGCCAACGAGGCCGTCATGCTGAACTCAGTCGGACACGTCGCGGAATGCACCGGCGAGAACATCTTCATGTACTACCAGGGCAAGATCGTCACCCCCGCATCCGCCGAGAGCATCCTCAACGGTATCACCAGGCGCTCCATCATCCAGATCGCCCAGGATATGGGCTACGAGGTCCTCGAGACGGAGGTCTCCAGGTTCATGCTCATGTCCTCAGACGAGGTCTGGATGACCGGCACGGCGGCGGAGATCGCACCGGTCACCAGTCTGGACGGAAGGCCCATCGGGGACGGCAAGATCGGTAAGGTCGCCACAGAGATCCACGCCAAGTTCCACGACATCGCCACCGGAAAGGACCTCAAGTACGAGGACTGGCTGGACTACGTCAACTGA
- a CDS encoding transposase has protein sequence MGRRGGGSEDRWFVTRVYPAYPNRTQERELLRQLDVARGVYNHFAEACIHCLIDGVHVPDPMEMNREFTLMRADDCMLRSVNSYTLRETIGRVWQAVERCERRSLADGELHVPRIKTPPRFRSICFDPRSSKMESNRIRLNRDLWVRCRNLAKPRNGRAVTVRAVRRGTGRWYICITYETDRVVRGEMDVGEPVRAEGYDLGLVDLITDSKGNKIRTPDFFREAEAELAHLRRQLSKLEEGTAKWLKKRRRIARIEERIRRRRDGYLDRVADWMVSGKTTVVVEDIDVRRLASREDGTLVRRKRFTEAAWATLVGKAERKAGKTDVRLIRVNPAYTTRTCSRCGHVGDGIPLSERMFRCPVCGLEMDRDRNAARNILGSGMGTRRYAAEPSG, from the coding sequence ATGGGCAGGAGGGGAGGCGGATCCGAGGACAGATGGTTCGTGACCAGGGTGTACCCCGCGTACCCGAACAGGACCCAGGAGCGCGAGCTGCTGAGGCAGCTCGACGTCGCCAGAGGGGTGTACAACCATTTCGCCGAGGCCTGCATCCACTGCCTGATCGACGGAGTCCATGTTCCTGACCCCATGGAGATGAACAGGGAGTTCACGCTCATGAGGGCTGACGACTGCATGCTCAGATCGGTGAACTCCTACACCCTGAGGGAGACCATCGGCAGGGTGTGGCAGGCTGTCGAAAGGTGCGAGAGGAGGTCCCTGGCCGACGGGGAGCTCCATGTGCCCCGCATCAAGACCCCTCCCAGGTTCCGCTCCATCTGCTTCGATCCGAGGTCGTCGAAGATGGAGAGCAACCGCATCCGGCTGAACAGGGACCTGTGGGTCCGCTGCAGGAACCTGGCCAAGCCCCGGAACGGCAGGGCGGTAACCGTGAGGGCGGTGCGCAGGGGCACCGGGAGGTGGTACATCTGCATCACCTACGAGACCGACAGGGTCGTCCGCGGGGAGATGGACGTCGGGGAGCCGGTCAGGGCCGAGGGCTACGACCTCGGCCTGGTCGACCTGATAACCGACTCCAAGGGGAACAAGATCAGGACGCCCGACTTCTTCAGGGAGGCCGAGGCCGAGCTCGCGCACCTAAGGCGCCAGTTATCCAAACTCGAGGAGGGCACCGCCAAATGGCTGAAGAAGCGGCGCAGGATCGCCCGGATCGAGGAGCGCATCCGTCGTAGACGCGACGGATACCTGGACAGGGTGGCGGACTGGATGGTGTCCGGCAAAACCACGGTGGTCGTCGAGGACATCGACGTCAGGCGGCTGGCCTCAAGGGAGGACGGCACGCTCGTCAGAAGGAAACGTTTCACGGAGGCCGCATGGGCGACCCTCGTCGGGAAGGCGGAGCGCAAGGCTGGGAAGACTGACGTCCGCCTGATCAGGGTCAACCCAGCGTACACCACGCGCACGTGCTCGCGCTGCGGGCACGTCGGCGATGGTATCCCCCTTTCGGAACGGATGTTCCGGTGTCCGGTCTGCGGTCTGGAGATGGACCGCGACCGCAACGCCGCCAGGAACATCCTGGGTTCCGGCATGGGAACCCGGCGGTACGCCGCGGAACCGTCGGGCTGA